One stretch of Streptomyces sp. R21 DNA includes these proteins:
- a CDS encoding ATP-binding protein, with amino-acid sequence MISQPSRHCTVELQALPSRIGQVRRIVSAQLRYWHLDPLIDPAALGVTELLTNVHRHAQPDKLCTVEIELLLDRLTVSVHDHDPRLPEVTDADSFATCGRGLSLVAAVSESWGVRPDGESGKVVWFTLPAPAPAVAVPVRPPYDTARESTRRHTIDGRRPGHAPARSAVAG; translated from the coding sequence GTGATCAGCCAGCCAAGCAGGCACTGCACGGTGGAGCTCCAAGCCCTGCCGTCGCGGATCGGCCAGGTCCGCAGAATCGTCTCTGCGCAATTGCGCTACTGGCATCTGGACCCCTTGATAGACCCGGCCGCGCTCGGTGTGACCGAGCTCCTGACCAACGTCCACCGGCATGCCCAGCCCGACAAGCTGTGCACCGTGGAGATCGAGCTGCTGCTCGACCGGCTCACTGTCTCGGTGCACGACCACGATCCGCGCCTCCCCGAGGTGACGGACGCGGATTCCTTCGCCACCTGCGGACGCGGCCTCTCCCTGGTCGCCGCGGTGAGCGAGAGCTGGGGAGTGCGCCCGGACGGCGAGTCGGGCAAGGTCGTCTGGTTCACGCTTCCGGCACCGGCACCCGCGGTGGCGGTACCCGTCCGTCCGCCGTACGACACGGCCCGCGAGAGCACCCGCAGGCACACGATCGACGGACGCAGGCCCGGACACGCTCCCGCCCGGTCGGCCGTTGCCGGCTGA
- a CDS encoding ABC transporter permease yields MNASVRISTSSLRAHKRRFAGTFLAVLLGVAFLAGTLVMGDTLRASFDTMFGDATSGTDAVVRSADTITTPGESQGVRQPVDIGLVKTIENTPGVAAAAPDIEGAGQLVGSNGKPIGGQGPPTLAGNWIDDTKLNAYELAEGRAPSKSGEVVVNRGAAKKGDLQIGDTTTLRTPDPVKVTVVGLATFGGEDGMAQVTFTGMTQADAEKYLTAKPGEAASLRVRAGPGVSQQELVDKLTPVLPKGVEAITGQESAQENTDMISSQFLTIFTTFLLVFSGIALLVATFSIHNTFAIVVAQRTRENALLRALGASRRQVTVSTLVEASVVAVAASAVGLAGGIGIAAGLQALFPAIGFPFPDGALVISGLSMLLPLAVGVVVCLGSALLPAVRAGRTAPLAALRETAVDQSGASRTRAVIGGGLAALAVGSTLGGVLVTPSLWLAGLGAVLALAAFVVLGPVASSTAVRALGAPLDKLRGVTGGLARRNALRSPKRTAATASALMIGVAVVSLFTVFGASLKATMDQTVSRSFAGDVAVSTPSFGAGGSGLSPKLAPAIASQPAVEDAVGLGRGVAEVDDKGRALTVTDPVTLGKVFDLGAVRGSLDDLGTDGIAITKAEADKQHLKTGDTTRLTFTDGKQEKFTVRAVYGQSELAGDYVITRAAWAPHRTQDSDTLVAVSFKDGVSIDQGKAAVKKVAAQYGNPEVQTRHEYAQSSAGGIDMMLTLVYALLALAVLIALLGIANTLTLAIHERTRELGLLRAVGQTRAQLRAMVRWESVLVAAFGTTGGLALGAFLGWVLVEASDGASDSAFAFAVPPLQLVVVALVGLAAGALAGLRPARRAARLDVLRAIATE; encoded by the coding sequence ATGAACGCGTCCGTGCGCATCAGCACCTCGTCGCTGCGCGCCCACAAACGACGCTTCGCCGGCACCTTCCTGGCGGTGCTCCTCGGAGTCGCCTTCCTCGCCGGCACGTTGGTCATGGGCGACACACTGCGAGCCAGCTTCGACACGATGTTCGGCGACGCGACCAGCGGCACCGACGCCGTCGTCCGCAGCGCCGACACCATCACCACACCCGGCGAGAGCCAGGGCGTACGCCAGCCTGTCGACATCGGCCTGGTGAAGACGATCGAGAACACCCCGGGTGTCGCGGCCGCCGCGCCCGACATCGAGGGCGCGGGCCAACTGGTCGGCTCGAACGGCAAGCCCATCGGCGGCCAGGGACCGCCCACCCTCGCGGGCAACTGGATCGACGACACCAAGCTCAACGCGTACGAACTAGCCGAAGGCCGCGCCCCGTCGAAGTCCGGCGAGGTCGTCGTCAACCGGGGCGCCGCCAAGAAGGGCGACCTGCAGATCGGCGACACCACGACCCTGCGTACCCCCGACCCCGTCAAGGTGACCGTCGTGGGCCTGGCGACCTTCGGCGGCGAGGACGGCATGGCCCAGGTGACGTTCACCGGGATGACCCAGGCCGACGCCGAGAAGTACCTCACCGCCAAGCCGGGCGAGGCCGCGAGCCTGCGCGTACGGGCCGGGCCCGGCGTCAGTCAGCAGGAACTCGTCGACAAGCTGACGCCCGTGCTGCCCAAGGGAGTTGAGGCGATCACCGGCCAGGAGTCGGCCCAGGAGAACACCGACATGATCTCCAGCCAGTTCCTGACCATCTTCACGACCTTCCTGCTGGTGTTCTCCGGCATCGCCCTGCTGGTGGCGACCTTCTCCATCCACAACACCTTCGCGATCGTCGTCGCCCAACGCACCCGCGAGAACGCCCTGTTGCGCGCCCTCGGCGCCTCCCGCCGCCAGGTCACCGTCTCGACCCTCGTCGAGGCGAGCGTCGTCGCCGTCGCCGCCTCGGCCGTCGGTCTCGCGGGCGGCATCGGCATCGCGGCGGGACTGCAGGCACTGTTCCCGGCCATCGGATTCCCCTTCCCCGACGGCGCGTTGGTGATCAGCGGCCTGTCGATGCTGCTCCCGCTCGCCGTCGGCGTCGTGGTCTGCCTCGGCTCCGCGCTGCTGCCCGCCGTACGCGCCGGACGCACCGCACCGCTGGCCGCGCTGCGCGAGACGGCCGTCGACCAGTCCGGGGCCTCCCGCACCCGCGCCGTCATCGGCGGCGGCCTGGCCGCGCTGGCCGTCGGCAGCACGCTGGGCGGCGTCCTCGTGACCCCGTCCCTGTGGCTGGCCGGGCTCGGCGCCGTGCTGGCCCTGGCCGCGTTCGTGGTCCTCGGCCCGGTCGCGTCCTCCACGGCCGTACGGGCCCTCGGCGCCCCGCTCGACAAGCTGCGCGGCGTCACGGGCGGTCTCGCCCGGCGCAACGCCCTGCGCAGCCCGAAGCGGACGGCCGCCACTGCCAGCGCCCTGATGATCGGCGTTGCCGTCGTCTCCCTGTTCACGGTCTTCGGCGCCTCGCTGAAGGCGACCATGGACCAGACCGTCTCCCGGTCGTTCGCAGGCGACGTCGCGGTCAGCACCCCCTCTTTCGGCGCGGGCGGCAGCGGGCTCAGCCCGAAGCTGGCTCCCGCGATCGCGAGCCAGCCGGCCGTCGAGGACGCCGTCGGCCTCGGCCGCGGCGTCGCCGAAGTCGACGACAAGGGACGCGCGCTGACGGTCACCGACCCGGTCACCCTCGGGAAGGTCTTCGACCTGGGCGCCGTCCGCGGCTCCCTCGACGACCTGGGCACCGACGGCATCGCCATCACCAAGGCGGAGGCCGACAAACAGCACCTGAAGACCGGCGACACCACCCGGCTCACCTTCACCGACGGCAAGCAGGAGAAGTTCACCGTCCGGGCGGTCTACGGACAGTCGGAACTCGCCGGCGACTACGTCATCACCCGCGCCGCCTGGGCCCCGCACCGCACCCAGGACTCCGACACCCTCGTCGCCGTCTCCTTCAAGGACGGCGTGAGCATCGACCAGGGCAAGGCCGCGGTCAAGAAGGTGGCGGCGCAGTACGGCAATCCCGAGGTGCAGACCCGCCACGAGTACGCGCAGTCCTCGGCCGGCGGCATCGACATGATGCTCACCCTGGTCTACGCACTGCTCGCGCTCGCCGTGCTCATCGCACTGCTCGGCATCGCCAACACCCTCACGCTCGCCATCCACGAACGCACGCGCGAACTGGGCCTGCTGCGGGCCGTCGGACAGACCCGGGCGCAGCTGCGCGCCATGGTCCGCTGGGAGTCGGTCCTGGTCGCCGCGTTCGGTACCACCGGTGGACTCGCGCTCGGCGCGTTCCTCGGCTGGGTGCTCGTCGAGGCCTCCGACGGGGCCAGCGACAGCGCGTTCGCCTTCGCGGTGCCGCCGCTCCAGCTGGTCGTGGTGGCGCTGGTGGGCCTCGCGGCCGGCGCCCTCGCGGGCCTGCGTCCGGCCCGGCGGGCGGCGCGCCTGGACGTGCTGCGCGCCATCGCCACCGAGTGA
- a CDS encoding phosphotriesterase, whose translation MSTVRTVLGDVLPQDLGVCNAHDHLFLSSPQLPGQELREASAARAELSAFRAEGGGSVVQWTPYGMGRRAADLPLLARDTGVHVIAATGLHQAVHYTPELLRRLRGKLTDVFVSELTTSIGTSGVRAGLIKVAGGFHALDAHTRWTMTAAAEAHHATGAPITVHLELGTGALDVLDLLCGELGVAPQSVVLGHLNRSPDLTVHRQAAEAGAYLAFDGPSRAHHATDWRMPDAVRALADAGFGDRLLLGGDTTTAAARSVDGGPGMPYLLRRVRPRLELALGKDLVEHILTANPGRAFAVDWR comes from the coding sequence GTGAGCACCGTCCGCACCGTCCTGGGCGACGTACTCCCCCAGGACCTGGGGGTGTGCAACGCACACGACCACCTCTTCCTGAGCAGCCCCCAACTCCCCGGCCAGGAACTGCGCGAGGCGTCCGCCGCACGGGCCGAGCTGTCCGCGTTCCGCGCCGAGGGCGGCGGCAGCGTGGTGCAGTGGACGCCGTACGGCATGGGCCGGCGCGCCGCCGACCTCCCGCTCCTCGCCCGCGACACCGGTGTGCACGTGATCGCCGCGACCGGCCTCCACCAAGCCGTCCACTACACACCGGAGTTGCTGCGTCGGCTGCGCGGCAAGCTGACCGACGTGTTCGTCTCCGAACTGACGACGAGCATCGGCACGTCCGGGGTGCGGGCCGGACTCATCAAGGTCGCGGGCGGCTTCCACGCCCTCGACGCGCACACCCGCTGGACGATGACCGCGGCGGCCGAGGCGCACCACGCCACCGGTGCGCCGATCACCGTGCACCTGGAACTGGGCACCGGCGCCCTCGACGTACTCGACCTGCTCTGCGGCGAGTTGGGGGTGGCTCCGCAGTCGGTCGTCCTCGGCCACCTCAACCGCTCCCCCGATCTGACGGTGCACCGGCAGGCCGCCGAGGCCGGCGCCTACCTGGCCTTCGACGGCCCCTCCCGCGCCCACCACGCCACGGACTGGCGCATGCCCGACGCCGTACGCGCCCTCGCCGACGCCGGTTTCGGCGACCGTCTGCTGCTCGGCGGCGACACCACGACCGCTGCCGCGCGCTCGGTCGACGGCGGCCCGGGGATGCCGTATCTGCTGCGCCGGGTGCGCCCCAGGCTCGAACTCGCCCTGGGCAAGGACCTGGTGGAGCACATCCTCACCGCGAACCCGGGGCGAGCCTTCGCCGTGGACTGGCGCTGA
- a CDS encoding SHOCT domain-containing protein → MQTLANWDGGPGPWILFFPLIWAAVVIGVVTVLRRTVWRGRRGPLGPWRAMDDVRPRSDSPIDVLGRRFASGEIDEDEYWGRLSVLDEQFGRLGKGGAA, encoded by the coding sequence ATGCAGACCCTGGCGAACTGGGACGGCGGGCCCGGCCCGTGGATTCTGTTCTTCCCGCTGATCTGGGCGGCCGTCGTGATCGGCGTCGTGACCGTCCTGCGCCGCACCGTCTGGCGCGGCCGTCGCGGACCGCTCGGACCGTGGCGCGCGATGGACGACGTACGGCCCCGGAGCGACTCCCCGATCGACGTGCTCGGCCGCCGCTTCGCCTCCGGCGAGATCGACGAGGACGAGTACTGGGGTCGGCTGTCCGTCCTGGACGAGCAGTTCGGGCGCCTGGGCAAGGGCGGTGCGGCATGA
- a CDS encoding ABC transporter ATP-binding protein — MSSPSVEATTTATRHAASVADAVKVYGSGDTAVRALDGVSIGFPAGRFTAIMGPSGSGKSTLMHCAAGLDTLTSGAAFIGDTALSTLDDRRLTLLRRDRIGFVFQAFNLVPTLTVAENITLPIDLAGGTGDRQWIDALVDVVGLRDRLHHRPAELSGGQQQRVAVARAFAGQPDVVFADEPTGNLDSRSGEEVLNLLGRAVRQMDRTVVMVTHDPVAAAHADEVVFLADGRLVDRMESPTADRVLDRMKAFDSKGAPS, encoded by the coding sequence ATGAGCAGCCCGTCGGTCGAGGCCACCACGACCGCCACGCGTCATGCCGCGAGTGTCGCCGACGCCGTCAAGGTGTACGGCTCCGGCGACACCGCCGTGCGGGCCCTGGACGGGGTGAGCATCGGCTTTCCGGCCGGGCGCTTCACCGCGATCATGGGCCCCTCGGGCTCCGGCAAGTCCACCCTGATGCACTGTGCGGCGGGCCTCGACACCCTCACCTCCGGCGCCGCGTTCATCGGCGACACCGCACTGAGCACGCTAGACGACCGCCGCCTCACCCTGCTGCGCCGCGACCGGATCGGCTTCGTCTTCCAGGCCTTCAACCTGGTTCCGACGCTGACGGTCGCCGAGAACATCACGCTGCCCATCGACCTGGCGGGCGGCACGGGGGACAGGCAGTGGATCGACGCGCTCGTCGACGTCGTCGGCCTGCGTGACCGGCTCCACCACCGCCCCGCCGAGCTCTCCGGCGGGCAGCAGCAACGCGTCGCCGTGGCACGGGCGTTCGCCGGGCAGCCCGATGTCGTCTTCGCCGACGAGCCGACCGGCAACCTCGACTCGCGCTCCGGTGAGGAAGTACTGAACCTGCTCGGCCGCGCGGTGCGCCAGATGGACCGCACGGTCGTGATGGTCACGCACGACCCGGTCGCCGCGGCACACGCCGACGAGGTCGTCTTCCTCGCCGACGGACGCCTCGTGGACCGTATGGAGTCCCCGACCGCGGACAGGGTCCTCGACCGCATGAAGGCCTTCGACAGCAAGGGGGCGCCGTCATGA
- a CDS encoding VOC family protein — protein MLGTDFRTGSPNWIDLGSPDTTGAAAFYSAVFGWEFVSAGPEAGGYGFFQHTGKTVGALGSLSEEGATSAWTTYFKTEDIQDTARKVVAGGGAVRAEPMDVMGEGWLAQFTDPQGAQFAVWQPGKTKGLEKASEDNTLVWVELHVPDPVSAIGFYNGLFGWRSQEMQAPGMTYRVLSIEEGDQQDGSFGGAASLQEGQAPSWVPYFAVADADALVASVQGNGGSVLMPAADVPDVGRIAWLADPYGAVFAVLKPNPRQS, from the coding sequence ATGCTCGGCACCGACTTCCGTACCGGATCGCCCAACTGGATCGACCTCGGCAGTCCCGACACGACCGGAGCCGCCGCGTTCTACAGCGCGGTGTTCGGATGGGAGTTCGTCTCCGCGGGGCCCGAGGCCGGCGGGTACGGGTTCTTCCAGCACACGGGCAAGACCGTCGGCGCGCTCGGCTCGCTGAGCGAGGAGGGAGCGACGTCGGCCTGGACGACGTACTTCAAGACCGAGGACATCCAGGACACCGCCCGCAAGGTGGTCGCCGGGGGCGGCGCCGTGCGCGCCGAACCCATGGACGTCATGGGCGAGGGGTGGCTGGCCCAGTTCACCGACCCGCAGGGCGCGCAGTTCGCCGTGTGGCAGCCCGGAAAGACCAAGGGTCTGGAGAAGGCGTCCGAGGACAACACCCTGGTGTGGGTGGAACTGCACGTCCCCGACCCGGTGAGCGCCATCGGCTTCTACAACGGGCTGTTCGGCTGGCGCTCGCAGGAGATGCAGGCACCCGGCATGACCTACCGGGTGCTCAGCATCGAGGAAGGCGACCAGCAGGACGGCTCCTTCGGCGGGGCGGCCTCGCTTCAGGAGGGGCAGGCCCCCAGCTGGGTGCCGTACTTCGCGGTGGCGGACGCCGACGCCCTGGTCGCGTCCGTGCAGGGCAACGGCGGGAGCGTCCTCATGCCGGCCGCCGACGTGCCCGACGTCGGGCGGATCGCGTGGCTGGCCGACCCGTACGGCGCGGTGTTCGCCGTCCTCAAGCCGAACCCGCGGCAGAGCTAG
- a CDS encoding PLP-dependent cysteine synthase family protein has translation MSTPQQARTAAALSTLDVDHSDTAYRGWLKEAVRKVQADANRSADTHLLRFPLPEKWGIDLYLKDESTHPTGSLKHRLARSLFLYGLCNGWIRPDRPVIEASSGSTAVSEAYFAKLIGVPFIAVMPRTTSAEKCRLIEFHGGQCHFVDDPRKMYEESAALAVDTGGHYMDQFTYAERATDWRGNNNIAESIFRQLELERFPEPAWIVATAGTGGTSATLARYVHYMQHDTRICVADPENSCFFEGWTTGDSDVTTDCGSRIEGIGRPRMEPSFVPGAIDRMMKVPDAASVAAVRALEQAIGRKAGGSTGTGLWSALKIVAEMVAEGRTGSVVTLLCDPGDRYLDKYYSDAWLADQGLDIAPYTTAIASLLETGVWPG, from the coding sequence ATGAGCACCCCTCAGCAGGCACGGACCGCCGCAGCTCTATCCACCCTGGACGTCGACCACAGCGACACGGCGTACCGGGGCTGGCTCAAAGAGGCCGTGCGCAAGGTCCAGGCCGACGCCAACCGCTCTGCCGACACACATCTGCTGCGCTTCCCGCTGCCCGAGAAATGGGGCATCGACCTGTACCTGAAGGATGAGTCGACCCATCCGACCGGAAGCCTCAAGCACCGGCTCGCCCGCTCGCTGTTCCTGTACGGCCTGTGCAATGGCTGGATCCGGCCCGACCGCCCGGTGATCGAGGCGTCCAGCGGTTCGACGGCCGTCTCGGAGGCGTACTTCGCGAAACTCATCGGCGTCCCCTTCATCGCGGTCATGCCACGCACGACGAGCGCCGAGAAGTGCCGCCTGATCGAATTCCACGGCGGGCAGTGCCACTTCGTGGACGACCCCCGCAAGATGTACGAGGAGTCCGCCGCCCTCGCGGTCGACACCGGCGGCCACTACATGGACCAGTTCACCTACGCCGAGCGGGCCACGGACTGGCGCGGGAACAACAACATCGCCGAATCCATCTTCCGCCAACTGGAGTTGGAACGTTTTCCCGAGCCTGCGTGGATCGTCGCCACGGCGGGCACCGGCGGCACCTCGGCGACCCTCGCGCGCTATGTGCATTACATGCAGCACGACACCCGCATCTGTGTCGCCGATCCGGAGAACTCGTGTTTCTTCGAAGGATGGACGACCGGCGATTCGGACGTGACGACCGACTGCGGCTCGCGCATCGAGGGGATCGGCCGGCCGCGCATGGAGCCGAGCTTCGTGCCGGGCGCCATCGACCGGATGATGAAGGTCCCCGACGCGGCGAGCGTCGCCGCCGTACGTGCGCTGGAGCAGGCCATCGGCCGCAAGGCGGGCGGGTCGACCGGCACGGGCCTGTGGAGCGCGCTGAAGATCGTCGCCGAGATGGTGGCCGAGGGCCGCACCGGCAGCGTGGTCACCCTCCTCTGCGACCCGGGCGACCGCTACCTCGACAAGTACTACTCGGACGCCTGGCTGGCCGACCAGGGCCTGGACATCGCGCCGTACACCACGGCGATCGCCTCGCTGCTGGAGACGGGCGTCTGGCCGGGCTGA
- a CDS encoding SRPBCC family protein, which translates to MARRLRPVGLDFIRTAPLRLVFARVVAAPPEAVFHALAEDVEGWSEWFWAVTSARRSDSGREVRLRGGTRFQETVLVADSPEVYAYRVDVTNAPGARALVEEWRLTPDGTGTRVQWTFAADGSAPFRFALRLARVGMGRAFRDAVTALDRRLASAAA; encoded by the coding sequence ATGGCTCGCCGTCTGCGCCCGGTGGGGCTCGACTTCATCCGGACCGCTCCGCTGCGTCTGGTGTTCGCCCGGGTGGTGGCCGCGCCGCCCGAGGCCGTGTTCCACGCTTTGGCGGAGGATGTCGAGGGCTGGTCCGAGTGGTTCTGGGCGGTGACGTCCGCCCGGCGGAGCGACTCCGGACGCGAGGTCCGGCTGCGGGGCGGCACACGCTTCCAGGAGACGGTCCTCGTGGCCGACTCCCCCGAGGTGTACGCCTACCGCGTGGACGTCACCAACGCGCCCGGAGCCCGCGCCCTGGTCGAGGAGTGGCGGCTGACGCCCGACGGCACGGGCACGCGCGTGCAGTGGACGTTCGCCGCCGACGGCAGCGCTCCGTTCCGGTTCGCCCTGAGGCTGGCGCGGGTGGGGATGGGCCGCGCGTTCCGCGACGCGGTCACCGCGCTGGACCGGCGGTTGGCATCGGCGGCTGCGTGA
- a CDS encoding TetR/AcrR family transcriptional regulator encodes MSTPDRLIDATRELLWERGYVGTSPKAIQQQAGAGQGSMYHHFKGKPDLALAAIRRTAEELRATAEGVLGGPGSPYERIEAYLRRERDVLRGCPVGRLTMDPDVIANDELRAPVDETIDWLCERLAGIVEEGQEQGQFAPSLDGEEIAATIVATVQGGYVLARASGNPAAFDTGVRGLLALLAPLRQGN; translated from the coding sequence ATGAGCACTCCGGACCGACTCATCGACGCCACGCGCGAGCTGCTGTGGGAGCGCGGCTATGTGGGCACCAGCCCCAAGGCGATCCAGCAGCAGGCGGGCGCCGGGCAGGGCAGCATGTACCACCACTTCAAGGGCAAGCCCGATCTGGCCCTGGCCGCGATCCGCCGCACCGCCGAGGAGTTGCGGGCTACTGCCGAGGGCGTACTGGGCGGGCCCGGCTCGCCGTACGAGCGCATCGAGGCGTATCTGCGACGCGAGCGCGACGTGCTGCGCGGCTGCCCCGTCGGGCGGCTGACCATGGACCCCGACGTGATCGCGAACGACGAGCTGCGCGCGCCCGTCGACGAGACGATCGACTGGCTGTGCGAGCGGCTCGCCGGGATCGTCGAAGAGGGCCAGGAACAGGGCCAGTTCGCGCCTTCCCTCGACGGCGAGGAGATCGCCGCGACGATCGTCGCAACCGTCCAGGGCGGCTATGTGCTGGCCCGGGCCTCCGGCAACCCCGCCGCCTTCGACACCGGTGTCCGCGGGCTGCTCGCTCTCCTCGCCCCTCTCCGACAAGGGAATTGA
- a CDS encoding DeoR/GlpR family DNA-binding transcription regulator, which yields MSENQNLLAEQRRALILDEVRRRGGVRVNELTRKLGVSDMTVRRDLDALARQGVVEKVHGGAVPVVEASTHEPGFEAKSGLELTAKEDIARAAAELVAPGTAIALSGGTTTYALAHQLVDVPDLTVVTNSVRVADVFHSAQRTSGQRQGAATVVLTGGVRTPSDSLVGPVADQAIAALHFDVLFLGVHGISVEAGLSTPNLAEAETNRRLVQSARRVVVVADHTKWGTVGLSSFAALEQVDTLVTDAGLATEARAEISEHLRRLVVAGEPGSGADI from the coding sequence GTGAGTGAGAATCAGAACCTCCTCGCGGAGCAGCGCCGCGCCCTGATCCTCGACGAGGTACGGCGCCGCGGCGGGGTCCGTGTCAACGAACTCACCCGCAAGCTCGGCGTCTCCGACATGACGGTCCGCCGCGATCTCGACGCGCTGGCCCGCCAGGGCGTGGTGGAGAAGGTGCACGGCGGTGCGGTGCCGGTGGTCGAGGCGAGCACGCACGAGCCCGGCTTCGAGGCAAAGTCCGGTCTGGAGCTGACCGCCAAGGAGGACATCGCGCGGGCCGCGGCCGAACTGGTCGCGCCGGGCACGGCGATCGCCCTCTCCGGCGGTACGACGACCTATGCGCTGGCCCATCAGCTGGTCGACGTCCCCGATCTGACCGTGGTCACCAACTCGGTGCGGGTCGCCGATGTCTTCCACTCGGCGCAGCGCACCTCCGGTCAGCGGCAGGGCGCGGCCACCGTGGTGCTGACCGGCGGCGTGCGCACCCCCTCCGACTCGCTGGTGGGGCCGGTGGCCGATCAGGCCATCGCCGCCCTGCACTTCGACGTGCTGTTCCTGGGTGTGCACGGCATATCGGTCGAGGCCGGCCTGTCGACTCCGAACCTGGCGGAGGCCGAGACCAACCGGCGGCTGGTGCAGTCCGCACGGCGTGTCGTGGTGGTCGCCGACCACACCAAGTGGGGCACGGTGGGCCTGAGTTCGTTCGCCGCGCTGGAGCAGGTCGACACGCTGGTGACGGATGCCGGGCTGGCGACGGAGGCACGCGCGGAGATCTCCGAGCACCTCCGGCGTCTGGTGGTGGCCGGTGAGCCCGGGAGCGGTGCAGACATCTGA
- a CDS encoding cupin domain-containing protein, which translates to MDITRKRPDTQQGPAETFTGTVWLDEVAAPPPPSRLRMFNVHFAPGAHTAWHRHPHGQVLHVLEGEGLVQRKGGTAEAIRAGDTVWIEPGEWHWHGAAPRTFMTHLAVVEAAEDGTTTEWDKHVGPDDYPA; encoded by the coding sequence ATGGACATCACGCGCAAGCGCCCCGACACCCAGCAGGGCCCGGCGGAGACCTTCACCGGCACGGTGTGGCTCGACGAGGTCGCCGCACCCCCGCCCCCGTCCCGGCTGCGGATGTTCAACGTCCACTTCGCGCCCGGCGCGCACACCGCCTGGCACCGCCACCCGCACGGCCAGGTCCTGCATGTCCTGGAGGGCGAGGGTCTGGTGCAGCGCAAGGGCGGGACCGCAGAGGCGATCCGCGCGGGTGACACGGTGTGGATCGAACCCGGCGAATGGCACTGGCACGGCGCGGCGCCGCGCACCTTCATGACGCATCTCGCGGTCGTCGAGGCGGCCGAGGACGGCACGACGACGGAGTGGGACAAGCACGTCGGACCGGACGACTACCCCGCCTGA
- a CDS encoding tautomerase family protein — MPFVRIDALRTDPGRLDALGRAVHDALVETIGIPPDDRFQVLVGHDGIGSTLRYDDYLGVHRDSGIVYVAITLRSGRTPDQKRSLYRRIAELAQVYAGTEPRNVFVTLTENESVDWSLGHGTAQYSLSPETAGSPLADPPPHGPAAPFG; from the coding sequence ATGCCCTTCGTCCGAATCGACGCCCTGAGGACCGATCCCGGCCGGCTCGACGCGCTCGGGCGCGCCGTGCACGACGCCCTGGTGGAGACGATCGGCATCCCGCCCGACGACCGGTTCCAGGTCCTCGTCGGCCACGACGGCATCGGCAGCACACTGCGCTACGACGACTATCTGGGCGTGCACCGCGACAGCGGCATCGTCTACGTCGCCATCACGCTGCGCTCGGGGCGCACACCCGATCAGAAGCGGTCCCTGTACCGGCGGATCGCCGAGCTCGCCCAAGTGTACGCGGGCACGGAGCCGCGGAACGTGTTCGTGACCCTGACCGAGAACGAGTCGGTGGACTGGTCGCTGGGCCACGGGACGGCGCAGTACTCCCTCTCCCCCGAGACGGCCGGATCGCCCCTGGCGGACCCGCCGCCACATGGTCCTGCTGCCCCGTTCGGGTGA
- a CDS encoding DUF4865 family protein, with translation MHALQYELTFPADYDMGIIRDRVARIGHLLDDWDGLGFKTYLMRERGVDGSPVNQYAPFYLWNQVEGMNSFLWGGAFQGLVNDFGRPVVQHWTGLAYEEGGAAGSAARVALRHRRPVPEGVELSEAMEEAAREAKRLAGLDGAVCAAAAVDPRHWELVHVSLWDHEAPKEAGEVFQVLHMSAPERDRLPRGRQW, from the coding sequence ATGCACGCCCTCCAGTACGAACTCACCTTCCCCGCCGACTACGACATGGGCATCATCCGCGACCGCGTCGCCCGCATCGGACACCTGCTCGACGACTGGGACGGGCTCGGTTTCAAGACGTACCTGATGCGCGAGCGCGGTGTGGACGGCTCACCGGTCAACCAGTACGCCCCGTTCTATCTGTGGAACCAGGTCGAGGGCATGAACTCCTTCCTCTGGGGCGGGGCCTTCCAGGGGCTCGTGAACGACTTCGGCCGACCGGTTGTCCAACACTGGACCGGTCTCGCCTACGAGGAGGGCGGCGCCGCCGGATCGGCCGCCCGGGTCGCGCTGCGCCACCGACGGCCCGTCCCGGAGGGCGTGGAGCTGTCCGAGGCGATGGAGGAGGCGGCGCGCGAGGCGAAGCGGCTGGCCGGGCTGGACGGGGCAGTGTGCGCGGCTGCCGCCGTCGATCCGCGCCACTGGGAGCTGGTGCACGTCTCGCTCTGGGACCACGAGGCACCCAAGGAGGCCGGCGAGGTCTTCCAGGTGCTGCACATGTCGGCTCCGGAGCGCGACCGTCTGCCGCGGGGCAGGCAGTGGTGA